The Hevea brasiliensis isolate MT/VB/25A 57/8 chromosome 1, ASM3005281v1, whole genome shotgun sequence DNA segment TAACTGAGCTGGTTTTGTTGAACTACAGGTAGAGTAAACAAATAAATTTCTAAGTTCAAACTTAACATTTTTCAAGATCAAAGTCCTAGCAAGCAAAAACAATTATTTATGAAATATAGCACCTTCCACGAACaaacatttatttttcaatttttgcacCATCCTGTTCATTGTTTTGGTATGTTAATTGACTTAATAATGTCGATGAACCTATCTTGGTCAACTTGTGGGATCTTATTGAACTTTCAAATTGAGAAAGAATTTTTTTTTCGTGTTCTTTGCTTTGCATAGGCTGGGAAAAGAAGGTATAATCTCCATTCAAGTTGATGCACAATTATATAATTTCTTTCTTCTCCTTAAAACTCAATTTTCATTAATTTCATCAGGTTCTAAGCCTAATATTCATAAAGAGTTCATCTATGGAATCTTGACAGGAACAATACTGTTGCTTTTGGAAGAATCCTGAGATGGGTTTTTTATTTGGTGGTTCAAGATATTTGAGGTTCACCCTCTCTTTTGTTAATTTCTATCACTTTTTTCTCTAATTGAATCTCATGTTAATTAATACCAATAGATTAAATGTTGTAAAATGTGTCTGGATTAAGTTTATACCAATTTGTCTATAGGAATTACAAATAATCCTAATCATAACTCAATACTATAATAATCACCTTCCGAATATAACATTTCAGCTTTTCGTTTTGATTTGGTTCAGAATTTATGACACTTCTCAAGTGGCAGACCTCACTACAATCAAAGGAAACAAAGATGAAGAGATTCATAATAGGAAAACAGGAAAATCTCTGAGAGCAAAAGTACTACAGAGAGTGTTCTCAGAGGATTTTGAGAGAGCAAAGAAAAGAGTATTGGATCCTGGAGGCAAAATTATTCGCAAATGGAGCAGTATTTTCTTTGCAGCATGCTTGGTTTCATTGTTTGTTGATCCTTTGTTCTTCTTCTTGCCTATAGCTAGAGGAGATGTGTGCATAGATATTACAACACCTCTCAAAGTCATCCTTACCATCATAAGATCAGTGGTGGATATCTTTTACTGGATTCATATATTTGTTAAATTTCATACAGCTTATGTTGCACCTTCTTCCCGTGTATTCGGGAGAGGAGAGCTTGTTATAGAACCTTCAAAAATTGCAGAGAGGTATCTGCACAAAGGATTTTGGTTGGACCTTGTTGCTGCCTTGCCCCTTCCTCAGGTAAGTGctctaaaaaatttatttagttcACGCCATTTAATAGATATTAAGGTCATGATAATTGTTGTTCCAATGATAATTTTCCATTTTTTCAGATGCTGATTTGGGTAATTGACCCTCATCTTGAAGGTTGGGCAGTGATACACTCAAAGAATATCCTTTGGTTTAGCATCCTGTTTCAGTACCTACCTAGAGTCTATCTTATATTCCCACTTTCTTCACAAATTGAGGCTACTGGTATTGTGATGCAAACATCTTGGGCCGGAGCAGCTTACAACCTTCTGCTTTTCATGTTAGCAGGCCATGTCAGTAAAAACTGCCTAATCATGTTGAGCTTGATGtagcattttcttcaattttctgtcCCCATAAGATACTTATCATAACTTGAAATTGtgaattctttatttttaattagttctgtcctactttttttctttttcatttttgaaAAGAGCTGTATCTACAGATCTTTTATATGTAGGCTGAAACTGAACTACCTTAAACAGGCTCATTCTCTTCATTTAAACAGGTTTCAGGAGCTTGCTGGTACCTTTTATCAATTGAGAGACAGGAAGATTGCTGGCATAGAGCCTGCAATCTTGAGAAGCCATACTGCCCAAATAAGTATTTCGATTGCCGCAATGTTAAAGACCCTACAAGGGTTGACTGGTTCAAGTCAAGCAACGTTACAAATCAGTGTCAGCCAAATAGTGAACTGAATTATCAGTTTGGCATATATGGTGATGCGGTATCATTAAGTGTTGCAGGTTCAGCTTTTATGAACAAGTACTTCTATTGTCTCTGGTGGGGTTTAAAAAACCTGAGGTAAACAAACAAATTCATTAGTAAATATttgttctgttctgtttttcagtATTGACCAAATGCTATGGAAGAAGGAAACAGCTAATTCTGGCATGAAAACACCCTGGCTATCTAAACTTAGTCTTCTATTCAGTTGTTCCTGAGAAAAAGAACAAAATACTAGTaattagaataataataataatatcattaaaatccttatttaaagtttaaaatacaattttcttccaacttGATGGCATCTCCCTCTAACTGCTAGCTTTTACAGGCAAAGTTCTTTTAAGGAACTTATAATTTCCAACAACTGAATTGATCAGCATATCAGAATGCTTTGTTCCCCAAAGATAATTGTAGTAATGAATTTTATATTTCTATTGAAATACCTTATGGTCGATGAAACAATTCAGAATCATCCATGGCTATTCTAATGCTTATTTTTCATTAATGTGTGCAGTACTCTAGGACAAAATCTAGTTACAACCATTCATGTTGGAGAAAATATTTTCGTTACCATTGTCGCGATTCTTGGTCTTGTACTCTTTGCATTGCTCATTGGCAATATGCAAGTAAGTTCTTCTATGTTTTGATTTTATGTCTTCGTGGAATTTTTATCTTCTTGCTAGCTTTAGAAGAAACAGCTCAAATGCGTTTAGCTCCTGACCAATTACATGCTAAAGAAAAGGCATAAATGTATCTACTATAGGCTCATCCAAACTTTGCCACTAAGATTCaagaatcatttttttttttttttaacttcagGTTAAATTTCTTGTTCTAAAGGTAAAATTCTGAAGAgtgatcaaaagaaaatgcaaataaTTGCACCAACTGCTTCTTGGCTTTTGAAAAATCATTCCTCCGGTCTTTGGCATCTAAGAAACCCCCAAGTCCCTAAACAAGATTCTAGATAGTATTTGTCTATTTGATGACATAAATCACTTGCAGAGGTTCCTTCAATCCATGACTAAGCGATTAGAAGAGTGGAGGATCAAGAGAACAGATACAGAAAAATGGATGCATTACAGGCAGCTAAGTCCCCAGCTAAGGCAGTCTATTAGAAAGTATGATCAGTACAAGTGGCTGGCTACCAAAGGCGTTGATGAACAATCCCTTATCAAAAGTCTTCCCATAGATCTTCAGAGAAAGGTCAAACGTCATTTATGCATTGATCTAGTTCGACGAGTAAGTTGATTGCTTTGATCCTATAAACATATTCATACTGATATATTTGCTACATTGCAATCTGTGATTAACAGgaaaagttgcaataaaatgggGGTTAAAAAATTGCAGAATTCAGTCTTTGTTAGTAAGGAAATATCTGTTTGACTTCTTCTGTTCATTACATTTTAAATAGGTCCCACTGTTTGATCAAATGGATGAAACAACACTGGATGCAATTTGTGAGAGGCTAAAGCTTCAATTATGTGCAAAAGGTATGTTTCTTCTGCATGAAGGTGATACTGTGAATCAAATGCTCTTCATAATTCGAGGCGATCTTGAATCTTACACCACCAATGGTGGACGCACCGGATTCTTCAACTCAAGCAGAATTGGCCCTGGGGACTTCTGTTGTGAAGAGTTGCTGACATGGGCTTTAGACCCACACACCACCATCATCCTACCTTCATCCACCCGAACCGTCAAAGCTATTTCTGAAGTGGAGGCATTTGCTCTTACAGCAGAAGACTTAAAATTTGTAGCAGCACAGTTTAGAAGGCTACATAGTGAACAAGTTAAGCACAAACTCAGGTTTTATTCTCATCAGTGGAGAACATGGGCTGCTTGTTTCATACAAGCGGCATGGCATCGACACaagaaattgaaggaaatggCTGAATTGATGGCTGAAGATCCTAGAGAAGCCCAATCAGAATCATTCCAGGCTTTATGTGCAGACAATCAAGCTGCAGGTGTCAAAAGGAGTTTCAAATATAAGCAATCTGGGTCAGATACTTTTATTTTGAGCTCAGTGCAGAAGCCCACTGATCCAGATTTTTCAGTAGACCCAAAGTGACTTCGCTAGAAGTCTCAAATTTTTCATTTCCACACTTTCTTTTAGAGCTAGAAATTGAACATTAGTATTCCATTCTTGTGAATTATTTTTCTTCAGATTAGTTGAAATGCCTATGCTAGTCTGCCATCATACAGTAATAAGAACAAAAGCTGAATATTTTTAGTATGCAATAGCCACAGAACAACAATATAACAACAGAAACTGCAATAGCAAATACAGTCTGCAGCTTTACATAAAAATTAAGCAGCTTTAGAATGCTTTAGAATGCTCATTTAtcagttaaattatttgtaatagctcaaaaattcaacaacatTCTTCAACTATACACATCTTTGATGGCCCAACTCTACAAGCATTCATTAGATTCACTGATAGACCATAATGGGTCCTTCCTTCAAGAAATTACTTAGATAGGCAAAAAGCTTAGATATTTCTCACAGTAAAACATCATTTAATCTTCAATACTCTTTTAAAGCTAAGTCCATATCCTCTACTTTCAGAATTGTACTTTTAGCATAGTGCTCAGCCTTGTCTTCTTTTCTGATCCACAAAAATTCATTGCGTTTTTGCTCACTATCTCAGTACTTAAAGTTCATTAGAAGGAAAATCATATATTATATGGTCAGTTGATTTCTGCTTCGAATGCAATGGATAATCTTCTTTCAGATTGCATGGTATTTAAAAATATGGATAAAGAGATTTGTTTTGTTTCTCCCATGAACTAAATTTGGCAATagaaaaggggaaaaaaattaaaaaacaaagaagaaaagaaacaaaTGGATTTAATAAATCTTCTTCCATATCAACCAATAAGCTTTAGCTTGTCTCCAGGAGAGTGATAAACTCATTTTATAAAGGTATTTTAGGAtagttttgtatctatttttctctttttagtttagtaattttatacttttagtgcttattttagttaatttgttaattttagtttcattatatttgatttttggaattttaatgtttttgataggttttaataaggtttaaaggcaaaaagaTCCATATAGAATAAATTCAAAGTGAGTAAGAGTGTcacagagaaagagagagaaaaatcaaaagaagaaaaaaagaaggaacCACATCATTTTTTAAGGAAGAACACCTGCAGAATGACCTTTTCAGCTTCCATTTTCAGAGATTAaaattctcttcttctgggttcttttatttttagtcttattttcatgttttcttgctctatttcatattttctacttgtaaatacaagcatgagtgagtagatacttacGATTTTagagttgggtgtaatgatttaagttttatttatggATTTAGACTGGTTTTAATcagattttagtatatataagttttgattcttatcttgtgtgctcATTTACATACCCATTGTAGGTACTCTTTGGGTTttattcttaatcttagattgatgGATCGAGTGGTAAAAATCTATGAtggataatcaagataatgaaacTTAATCatctagtgttagaaataaactagtgagTTAAGAAGAATTTTAagttgattaaagtgcttaaagggtTTTAGGTAATTAAACATCACATGAGAATGGGGTTcagtttcctttaaaacactctttagtttgcttgaaagagaaattaaaggaaattagaatcaatttccttcaaatttGTACTTCCCTTAATCTTAgttttgcctatccaaatcctAATGAAATTTACTTAATGAACCTCAACTCTAGAATTAATTttgccattaattaattaaatctttagttACTTGCTGAAATTCTAGTAAATTagtatagtacttagaaatttaattatttattttattataattttcttattttctcaaTTTAAAATACTGCATCTCTTACCCTACTCTTTGGCACACATTATCGATTGCCCAAATAATCGTGACATtgatagtttggtactcaagtaGTAAATCCCTGTAGGACGATATATTTTCTTTATTACTTGAATGACCCGTATACTTGCAGagtacgcatcaagtttttggcgccgttaccGAGGAtttgtttttgtttgatattagacGATTGatagtttggttaatttgggcattttattttttattttaatttctttttttatcaTTTTGCTTTGAGATTTTCTTGTTTTGTTTTTTCAGGTACATATCTTTTATACGAGAAGAACAAAAAGTacataaattgatttaattttttgatcCTCAGATTGAAAAGAAAGCTAAAGTTTTGAGAGCAGAGTTTAAAAGAAGAAAAGCTGAACTCAGAATTCAAAGATAGCAAGAGCAACATCAAGAGCAATAAGTGATAGAAGCTATGGCAAACATGTCATGCcccaacttatgggccggaccggcgctaggacctgggctagcttaaaggcctcgaggcccgtagtaagcctaattattcctcaacccatgactaggcccacaatttaggcccaatatgcatataaaataatttaaattaaactgttataaatttatttcgggccaactttagcccagtaattatcagaaactaaaattaggggagcccagctcaatcctgttacatcatttataaactatttaaaactcataaaaatttttcatttgttaatacaaaaacttaaattcatgcagtccctgacaggcttaatgctactactagtatatgcggagttctaaattacaaatttagataataataataatatagttagaaaatttttattttcataacctgcgaggaaaggaacaggttattctgaaaaaggtcttctcctgtagcctggaaaaatatggtgaataggagtgagcgttcaactcagagagtaaaatatcaattttaaccataatctctatagctatctaaagttaattcacccctgtggagtgaaatgcaatatcgtcaatattttcacatcataacagcaaaaaggtaatctggagtactcacacacctgataaggtcaaataatacatatatgggagctgatcccctttacaactctcttaatccaacttgtgttagtgaagaactcaagccgtactttcgcttaataaaccaaatcggggtcccagcgaagaactcaagccgtgtctaccccgaaggaccgggtcctagcgaagatctcaagccgtgtctacccgtcctgtccatagccaacaccataccacacgcacgccaactcacgcacactgctccaaattaccacaacaacatccatggcactttaa contains these protein-coding regions:
- the LOC110634990 gene encoding protein CNGC15b produces the protein MGFLFGGSRYLRIYDTSQVADLTTIKGNKDEEIHNRKTGKSLRAKVLQRVFSEDFERAKKRVLDPGGKIIRKWSSIFFAACLVSLFVDPLFFFLPIARGDVCIDITTPLKVILTIIRSVVDIFYWIHIFVKFHTAYVAPSSRVFGRGELVIEPSKIAERYLHKGFWLDLVAALPLPQMLIWVIDPHLEGWAVIHSKNILWFSILFQYLPRVYLIFPLSSQIEATGIVMQTSWAGAAYNLLLFMLAGHVSGACWYLLSIERQEDCWHRACNLEKPYCPNKYFDCRNVKDPTRVDWFKSSNVTNQCQPNSELNYQFGIYGDAVSLSVAGSAFMNKYFYCLWWGLKNLSTLGQNLVTTIHVGENIFVTIVAILGLVLFALLIGNMQRFLQSMTKRLEEWRIKRTDTEKWMHYRQLSPQLRQSIRKYDQYKWLATKGVDEQSLIKSLPIDLQRKVKRHLCIDLVRRVPLFDQMDETTLDAICERLKLQLCAKGMFLLHEGDTVNQMLFIIRGDLESYTTNGGRTGFFNSSRIGPGDFCCEELLTWALDPHTTIILPSSTRTVKAISEVEAFALTAEDLKFVAAQFRRLHSEQVKHKLRFYSHQWRTWAACFIQAAWHRHKKLKEMAELMAEDPREAQSESFQALCADNQAAGVKRSFKYKQSGSDTFILSSVQKPTDPDFSVDPK